In the Phaseolus vulgaris cultivar G19833 chromosome 7, P. vulgaris v2.0, whole genome shotgun sequence genome, one interval contains:
- the LOC137828385 gene encoding pentatricopeptide repeat-containing protein At2g16880, with translation MREEEVVEGITKILEEKKENGGVESEKLEGFIPHLTLPLVNSILSCKTLRSHPTTLLSFFNWLQTHAPPPLRSSPHALLTLLPPLLFHRKFSHAKSLLVSFISSDRTHALHALLLRPRRPLPKPLLDTALAAYVHAGQPLLAFHLFQKMKRLRLTPNLLTCNTLLYSLVRSLSSHSTLLASGVFHDAVALGVKPNTNTFNILIYGQCHHKKFDHALALVHRMPEFGCFPDNVTYNTILDALCKKGQLNKVRDVLTEMKNAGLVANRNTYNILVHGYCRLKWLKEAAEVIDLMTKDGMLPDVWTYNTLVRGLCDEGKIDEAIRVRDEMVVLKLMPDVVTYNTLIDGSFKWCGSVEGFRLIEEMRLRGVEMNVVTHNIVVKWLCKEGKIDEASETVVRMVESGIYPDRFTYNTMINGYCKAGKLGEAFKMMDEMAKKGLKPDVFTLNSVLHTLCMEKKLEEAYELIVQAGKRGYILDEVTYGTLIMGHFKAEQGDKALKLWEEMKGRGIIPSVVTYNTLIRGLCLSRKIDEAVDKLNELLEKGLVPDEATCNIIIHGYCWEGMVEKAFQFHNKMVGKSFKPDIFTRNILLRGLCREGMLEKAFKLFNSLVSKEVSVDVVTYNTLISAVCKEGRLEEAFDLITEMEGKKLEPDRYTYNPIVDALSHAGRTEEAEKFMSKLLQTGQDVKTHDTSQELDASGDIIYSEKISDLCTQGKYKEAMKLFQESEQKGVGLNKFTYIKLMDGFLKRRKSISKVATKLKQ, from the coding sequence ATGAGGGAGGAAGAAGTGGTGGAAGGCATAACGAAGATTCTGGAAGAGAAGAAGGAGAATGGAGGAGTGGAATCGGAGAAACTAGAAGGTTTCATCCCTCACCTTACTCTCCCCCTCGTCAACTCCATTCTCTCATGCAAGACTCTCCGCTCCCACCCCACCACGCTCCTCTCCTTCTTCAACTGGCTCCAAACCCACGCGCCACCTCCGCTCCGCTCCTCCCCTCACGCGCTTCTCACCCTCCTCCCTCCCCTTCTCTTCCACCGCAAATTCTCCCATGCCAAGTCCCTCCTCGTCTCCTTCATCTCCTCCGACCGTACCCACGCCCTCCACGCGCTCCTTCTCCGCCCCCGCCGCCCCCTCCCCAAACCCCTCCTCGACACCGCCCTCGCCGCTTACGTCCACGCCGGCCAACCCCTCCTCGCCTTCCACCTCTTTCAAAAAATGAAACGATTGCGTCTCACTCCCAACCTCCTCACCTGCAACACCCTCCTCTACTCCCTCGTCCGCTCCCTCTCCTCCCACTCCACCCTTCTGGCCTCCGGCGTCTTCCACGACGCCGTCGCCCTCGGCGTCAAGCCCAACACCAACACCTTCAACATCCTCATCTACGGCCAATGCCACCATAAAAAGTTCGACCACGCCCTTGCCCTTGTTCACCGAATGCCCGAATTCGGGTGTTTCCCTGATAACGTCACCTACAACACCATTTTGGATGCCCTGTGCAAGAAAGGTCAGTTGAATAAAGTGAGGGATGTGCTTACAGAAATGAAGAATGCTGGGTTGGTTGCCAATAGGAATACTTATAATATCCTTGTTCATGGGTATTGCAGGTTGAAGTGGTTGAAGGAGGCTGCTGAGGTTATTGACTTGATGACTAAAGATGGTATGTTGCCGGATGTTTGGACTTATAATACCTTGGTAAGGGGGTTGTGTGATGAGGGGAAGATTGACGAGGCTATTAGGGTTAGAGATGAGATGGTGGTTTTGAAGTTGATGCCGGATGTTGTTACTTATAATACTTTGATTGATGGGTCTTTTAAGTGGTGTGGCAGCGTGGAGGGGTTTAGGTTGATTGAGGAGATGAGATTGAGGGGAGTTGAGATGAATGTGGTGACTCACAATATAGTGGTTAAGTGGTTATGTAAGGAAGGTAAGATTGATGAGGCGAGTGAAACTGTGGTGAGGATGGTGGAGAGTGGGATTTATCCCGATCGTTTTACTTATAATACTATGATTAATGGTTATTGTAAAGCAGGGAAGTTGGGAGAGGCGTTTAAGATGATGGATGAGATGGCAAAGAAGGGTTTAAAGCCGGATGTTTTTACTCTTAACAGTGTGTTACATACTTTGTGTATGGAGAAGAAGCTTGAAGAGGCGTATGAGTTAATTGTGCAGGCTGGGAAGCGGGGTTATATTCTTGATGAGGTGACCTATGGAACTCTGATCATGGGGCACTTTAAGGCTGAGCAAGGAGACAAGGCGTTGAAGCTTTGGGAGGAGATGAAAGGGAGAGGTATTATTCCTAGCGTTGTCACTTACAACACTCTAATCAGAGGATTGTGCCTGTCTAGGAAAATTGATGAAGCAGTGGATAAATTGAATGAGCTTTTGGAGAAAGGTTTGGTCCCTGATGAGGCTACATGTAACATCATTATTCATGGTTACTGCTGGGAGGGAATGGTAGAGAAAGCGTTTCAGTTCCATAACAAAATGGTAGGGAAGTCGTTCAAACCAGATATCTTTACGAGGAACATTCTCCTACGAGGACTCTGCAGAGAGGGCATGCTGGAGAAGGCTTTTAAACTCTTTAACTCATTGGTCTCTAAAGAGGTTTCCGTTGATGTAGTTACATACAACACATTGATATCAGCCGTTTGCAAAGAAGGGAGACTAGAGGAAGCATTTGATCTTATCACTGAAATGGAAGGGAAAAAATTGGAGCCTGACCGGTATACTTATAATCCCATTGTTGATGCGCTTAGTCATGCTGGTAGGACGGAGGAAGCTGAGAAATTCATGTCAAAACTTTTACAGACAGGGCAAGATGTGAAAACTCACGACACTTCCCAAGAGCTTGATGCTTCAGGTGATATTATATACTCAGAGAAAATAAGTGATTTGTGTACTCAGGGGAAGTACAAGGAGGCAATGAAACTATTTCAAGAGTCAGAACAAAAGGGAGTGGGTTTAAATAAATTTACGTATATCAAGTTAATGGATGGGTTTTTGAAGAGGCGAAAAAGCATATCCAAGGTTGCAACCAAATTGAAACAATAA